A single region of the Populus nigra chromosome 2, ddPopNigr1.1, whole genome shotgun sequence genome encodes:
- the LOC133681650 gene encoding exportin-2-like, whose product MEYNPEFLSQCFLHTLSPQPEPRRAAESKLAELADHPNYALAVLRLVAEPSINEQIRHAAAVNFKNHLRSRWAPSPDSSFTPILDAEKDQIKTLIVTLMLSSTPRIQSQLSESLSLIGKHDFPKSWPTLLPELVSNLRAASQSNDYASINGILGTANSIFKKFRYQYKTNDLLLDLKYCLDNFSAPLLEMFLRTAALIDSMVSSGGGSSVTLKPLFESQRLCCRIFFSLNFQELPEFFEDHMKEWMAEFKKYLTNGYPVLESSAEGLGLVDELRAAVCENISLYMEKNEEEFKDYLNDFAQAVWTLLGNVSQSSSRDSLAVTAIKFLTTVSTSVHHTLFAVDGVIPQICQSIVIPNVRLRDEDEELFEMNYIEFIRRDMEGSDIDTKRRIACELLKGIATNYKQQVINIVSVQIQNLLTLYAANPAANWKDKDCAIYLVVSLSTKKAGGTSVSTDLVDVQSFFASVIVPELQSQDVNAFPMLKAGALKFFTMFRNQIPKPLVLQLFPYLIQFLGAESNVVHSYAASCIEKLLLVKDEGGRSRYASTDVAPNLLVLMNNLFTALRFPESEENQYIMKSIMRVLGVAEITPEIAGPCIAGLTSILAEVCKNPKNPIFNHYLFESVAVLVRRACERDISLVPSFETSLFPRLQEILGNDVTEFLPYAFQLLAQLVELNRPPISDTYMEIFKLLLSPDSWNRNSNVPALVRLLQAFLEKAPEKVTQEGRLAQVLGIFNRLVSAPSTDEQGFYVLNTVIENLDYGAIAPYVGHIWNALFSRLQSKRTIKFIKSLSIFMSLFVVKHGSANLVDSMNAVQAGIFLVILEQFLIPNLKLITGRIEVKLVSVASIRLICESPALLDAGAVRHWGKMLDSIVTLLSRTEEDRVGDEPEMPDIAENAGYTVSFVNLYNAGKKEEDPLKDIKDPKEFLAASLAKLSARSPARFPQIINENLDPANQVVLLQICSTYNCPIV is encoded by the coding sequence ATGGAATACAATCCAGAATTCCTCTCTCAATGTTTCCTCCACACACTCTCTCCACAACCCGAGCCTCGCCGTGCCGCCGAATCCAAACTCGCCGAACTCGCCGACCACCCTAACTACGCCCTCGCCGTCCTCCGCCTCGTAGCTGAACCCTCTATCAATGAACAGATCCGCCACGCCGCCGCTGTTAACTTCAAAAACCACCTCCGCTCCCGGTGGGCTCCATCTCCTGATTCCTCCTTCACTCCGATCCTCGACGCGGAAAAGGACCAAATCAAAACCCTGATTGTCACTCTCATGCTCTCCTCTACTCCTCGAATCCAATCTCAGCTCAGCGAATCGCTCTCTCTTATTGGAAAACACGATTTCCCTAAATCCTGGCCCACTTTGCTGCCTGAGCTCGTGTCAAATCTCCGAGCCGCTTCGCAGTCAAACGATTATGCTTCAATTAATGGTATTCTCGGTACTGCTAATTCCATTTTTAAGAAGTTTCGTTATCAGTATAAAACTAATGATCTCTTACTTGATTTAAAGTATTGTTTGGATAATTTCTCCGCTCCATTACTAGAAATGTTCCTTAGAACAGCGGCTTTGATTGATTCCATGGTTAGTTCAGGTGGTGGGTCATCTGTTACTCTAAAGCCTTTGTTTGAGTCACAGAGATTGTGttgtagaatatttttttcattgaattttcaaGAGTTGCCCGAGTTTTTTGAGGATCATATGAAAGAGTGGATGGCtgaatttaagaaatatttaacaAATGGCTATCCCGTGCTAGAGAGTAGTGCGGAAGGATTAGGTCTTGTTGATGAGCTGAGGGCTGCAGTATGTGAGAATATTAGTCTTTATATGGAGAAAAATGAGGAGGAGTTTAAGGATTATTTGAATGATTTTGCACAAGCTGTTTGGACTTTGTTAGGGAATGTGTCCCAGTCCTCAAGTCGTGATAGTTTAGCTGTTACTGCAATTAAGTTTTTGACTACTGTGAGTACTAGTGTTCATCATACTTTGTTTGCGGTTGACGGGGTTATACCACAGATTTGCCAAAGTATCGTGATTCCTAATGTGAGGTTGAGGGATGAGGATGAGGAACTTTTTGAGATGAATTATATTGAGTTTATTAGGAGGGATATGGAAGGGAGTGATATAGACACTAAAAGGAGGATTGCCTGTGAATTACTTAAAGGGATTGCAACAAATTATAAGCAGCAGGTGATCAATATAGTTTCTGTTCAGATTCAGAATTTGTTGACTTTGTATGCTGCAAACCCAGCTGCAAACTGGAAGGACAAGGATTGTGCGATATATTTGGTCGTATCCCTTTCAACTAAGAAGGCCGGCGGTACTTCTGTTTCAACTGATCTTGTTGATGTTCAGAGCTTTTTTGCATCGGTAATAGTGCCCGAGTTGCAGAGTCAGGATGTAAATGCCTTTCCAATGCTCAAGGCTGGTGCTCTTAAATTCTTTACAATGTTTAGGAATCAGATACCAAAGCCTCTTGTACTTCAGTTGTTTCCGTATTTGATTCAATTCCTAGGTGCAGAGTCAAACGTTGTTCATTCTTATGCTGCAAGCTGTATAGAAAAACTCTTGTTGGTCAAGGATGAAGGGGGAAGATCAAGGTATGCTTCAACAGATGTAGCTCCAAATCTTCTAGTGCTGATGAATAACCTTTTTACTGCCTTAAGGTTTCCAGAGTCAGAGGAGAATCAATACATAATGAAGAGTATCATGCGGGTTCTAGGGGTTGCAGAAATAACTCCTGAGATTGCCGGACCTTGCATTGCTGGATTGACTTCTATTCTGGCTGAAGTTTGCAAGAATCCAAAGAATCCAATTTTCAATCACTATCTCTTTGAATCAGTGGCTGTTCTTGTAAGGCGGGCATGTGAAAGAGACATCTCTCTCGTACCATCTTTTGAAACAAGCCTGTTTCCTAGACTCCAGGAGATCTTGGGAAATGATGTAACTGAGTTTTTGCCTTATGCATTCCAGCTATTGGCTCAGCTTGTTGAGTTGAATAGACCACCCATCTCAGATACCTACATGGAAATTTTTAAACTTCTCCTTTCTCCTGATTCATGGAATAGAAACTCAAATGTCCCAGCCCTTGTCCGTCTCCTTCAGGCTTTCCTTGAGAAAGCACCTGAGAAGGTCACCCAAGAGGGGAGACTAGCTCAGGTGCTTGGCATATTTAACAGGCTCGTGTCAGCCCCGAGCACTGATGAACAAGGCTTCTATGTGCTGAACACTGTTATTGAGAATCTTGACTATGGAGCCATTGCTCCCTATGTTGGTCACATCTGGAATGCCCTATTTTCTCGCTTGCAAAGTAAACGCACAATAAAGTTTATCAAGTCTCTTTCGATTTTCATGTCACTCTTTGTGGTCAAGCATGGCTCTGCAAACCTTGTGGACTCTATGAATGCAGTGCAAGCTGGTATATTTTTGGTGATTTTGGAGCAGTTCTTGATACCTAATCTCAAGCTGATCACTGGGCGCATTGAGGTCAAGTTAGTATCAGTTGCCTCAATCCGACTTATCTGTGAATCTCCTGCCCTTTTGGATGCTGGGGCTGTTAGACACTGGGGGAAAATGCTGGACAGCATTGTAACTCTCCTTTCACGAACAGAGGAGGATAGGGTTGGAGATGAACCGGAGATGCCAGATATTGCTGAAAATGCAGGTTATACTGTTTCATTTGTGAATCTGTACAATGCTGGAAAGAAGGAGGAGGATCCTTTGAAGGACATAAAAGATCCTAAGGAATTCTTGGCTGCTTCATTAGCGAAGCTTTCTGCCCGTTCCCCTGCGAGGTTTCCCCAGATCATCAATGAAAATCTTGATCCAGCAAATCAAGTAGTATTGCTCCAGATTTGCAGCACTTACAACTGTCCGATTGTTTGA